The following is a genomic window from Armatimonadota bacterium.
GACCAGGTCTTCACGTACCGTGTCCCCGATGAGCTGGCATCTCGCGTTGCCGTGGGCTGTCAGGTAGTCGTGCCTCTGGGCGCGCGCGCCGTGCCCGGCTTCGTCATCCGCGTGCACACCGAGCCGCCGCCGCTCGATCTCAAGCCGATCCAGGAAATCCTGCGACAGGCGCCGGCCCTGCCGGCCCCGCTCATCGAACTCGCGCGTTGGATGAGTGAATACTACATGTGCCCGATGGGGGAGGCGCTTCAACCCGTGCTGCCCCCGGGGAGCCCGCGGCTGTCGCGCCGGGCCCGGCTGGCCGTTCCCCCGGATTCCGAGGAAACGCGGCGCCTGTGTCGCGAATCAGCGGAATGCGCGACGGCGGTGAGCATTCTCGGCAAGGGCGGGTGGGTGGCGCTGCGCCGGTTGGAGAAGGAGGCCGGTGCTGGGGCCGTGCGCCTGCTGCGGGCCGCGGGCGTGCTCGAAACTGAAGGGCGGGTAGTGGCGGGGCGCTCGGCCGTGGCGACCATGGCTCAGTTGGTGCAGCCGGCGGGCGAGGTCCGGCATGCGGCGGACACGCTGCGGCGGCGCGCGCCGAAGCAAGCGGCGGTGCTGGAGGCGCTGCTCTCCGAGGGCGGTGGCGTCGAAATCGGGCGGCTGGCAAAACGGGCACAGACGACGACTGACGTCGTGCGTGCAGTCGCCGCCAAGGGCCTCGTGCGTCTGTCCCGGACCTCACCCCGCCGCGTGCCGTGGGGGGATGCGAAACCGGTCGCGGAGCCGCCTCCCGTGCTCACCCCGGAGCAAGCCGACGCAGTCGCGGCGCTGGGCGAGGCCATCGAGTCCCGTCACTCCGAAACGTTCCTCCTCTACGGCATCACCGCGAGCGGCAAGACAGAGGTCTTCCTGCAGGCCGCGGAGCGCGTACTTGCGTTGGGGCGGCAGGCAATCATCCTCATGCCGGAGATCTCGCTTACCGCGCAGGCCGTCGGTATCTTCCGCGGTCGGTTCGGCGACCGCGTCGCGGTGCTTCACAGCGCCCTCGGCCCGGGCGAGCGCTCCGACGAGTGGCGCCGCATCTACCACGCCGAGGCGCAGGTCGTTATCGGCGCCCGCTCGGCGCTTTTCGCGCCGTGCCCGGACCCGGGGCTGATCGTCCTCGATGAGGAGCACGACCCGTCGTACAAGCAAGACTCGCCGCCCCGCTACCACGCTCGCGAGACGGCGATAGAGCGCGGCCGGCTGGAGCATGCCGCGGTGCTTCTCGCCGGCGCCACGCCGAGCATCGAATCCTTTCACCGCGCTCAGCGAGGCGAATATACTCTCCTGCACCTGTCCGGGAGGATCGGTGATCGCCCGCCGCCGGCCATCGAAACCGTTGACTTGCGCGGGGCCCGCCGCCGCTACTCGACGACGCGGAGCGTCGCCGCCACGCACCAGTCCGTCTTCACTCCCCGGCTCGTGTACCTCATGAAACAGGCGCTCGATGCGGGTGAGCAAATCATCCTCTTCCTTAATCGCCGCGGCTACGCAACAGCGGTACTGTGCCCGGAATGCGGCGAGGTGCTGCGCTGCCAGCACTGCAACGTCGCGCTCGTCTACCATCGCGCCGGACGGACCGTCGAATGCCACCACTGTGGGTTGAGCGATGCGGCGCCGACTCAGTGCGGTCAGTGCGGCGGCGGCAACGTGCAGCTCTCAGGCTACGGCACCGAGCGGGTGGCGGAGGAACTGGACCGGCTGCTCCCCCAGGCGCGCCCCACGCGCATGGACCGCGACACCACCGGCCGCAAGGGCGCTCACGTGCGGATCGTCGAGGATTTCCGCCGCGCGGACGCCGACGTTCTCGTCGGCACGCAGATGGTCACCAAGGGATTCCACTTCCCCGGCGTCACCCTGGTCGGTGTGCTGTGCGCCGACGTCGCTCTCAACCTCCCGGATTTCCGCGCCGGCGAGCGAACCTTCCAGCTCCTCGCCCAGGTCAGCGGCCGCTGTGGCCGCGGAGACCGGCCCGGCCGGGTCGTCATCCAGACCTACGCCCCGGAGCACTATGCCGTCGCCGCCTCACAGGCGCAGGATTACGAGGCGTTCTTCGCCCAGGAACTCGAAGCGCGCCGCGAGCAAGGCTACCCGCCGTTCGGCCATCTATGCAATGTCGTGGCCGGCGCCCCTGAGGAAGCGCAGGCGCGCGCTTGCGTCGAGGCCCTGGCGTCGGCCTGCCGCGAGGCGGGCGTCGAAGGCGTCGCCGTGATGGGACCCGCGTCCGCCCCTCTCGCGAAATTGCGCGGCCGCAGTCGCTGGCACATGCTGCTCAAGGCGCCGCAGCCCGAGCACATCCGACGCGCCCTGCAGTCCGGCATGGAGCAGGCACCTCCCGCACGAGGGATTACCCTCGTCGTGGATATGGATCCCGTCTCGCTGATGTGACGGCGGGAGCGTCGGCGAGCTCGTCCGCCTACCGCCTGTTGATGTGTGCCTCTGTCACCTGTGTCATAGACTCCGCACGCCGGCTCTGGTACACTATACTATACGCAGCATCGGCCATGGGAGAAGTGGCCGATATTGTCTCGGAGTGGAACTGGCGAACATGATGCGCGGGTCTGTGGGCGTTGTGGGAGCACGCGAGCCCGGCAGATCACGACCGAGTGCCTATCGAGGTCCGTGTATTCGGGAAGGACGCAAGAGACGGCGGGGCGCCTCCCAAACGAACCTCGTCCAGAAGAGTCTACGTGTATTACCCGCGCTGCGGTAATACACGAGACTCTATAAGTGTTGAGGAATCGTGTGACGTGAACCCTGCGGATGAGATACTATGCTACGGGCATCCCGTGCTCCGCGGCAAAGCAGAGCCGGTGCAAAAGGTCGACGCTGAGGTCGAGGCGGCGATCGAGCGCATGACCACATGCCTCGAGCGGGCCGGTGGGTTGGGGTTGGCAGCCCCCCAGATCGGCTCGCGCCTGCGTGTCATCGTCTACGATGTCGGCGACGGCCCGGCGGCAGTCATCAACCCGCGCCTCCAGGACAGCGAGGGCGCCGAAGAGAGCCTCGAGGGGTGCCTGAGTCTGCCCCGCCTGTTCGGTGATGTGTCGCGCGCTGCTCGCGTTGTCGTCAGGGGCCGCGATGTACGAGGTCGCCCGATCAGGATTGAGGCGGAGGATATGCTGGCGCGGGTCATCCAGCACGAGATAGACCACCTCGAGGGCGTTCTCTTTGTCGATCGCGTGAACCCGGAAACGCTGCACTGGCTGATCGGCAAGGGCGGACAGGATGAGGAGGCCCAACGGGTGCCCACCACCCTCGCGGACGCTCTGAAGGTATTCGAGGCGCGCGTGGCCTCGCGGCACCGGGCGGACGGCTGATCCGGGCCGCGCTGCCGCGAGAGGGCAAATCGCAATGCGGATCGTCTTCTTCGGTACCACCGACTTCTCCGCCGTCATTCTGCGCGCCGTGCGAGAGTCCACTCACGACATCATCGCCGTCGTCACGCAGCCGGATCGTCCCGCAGGCCGGGGCAGACGGCTACGCGCGTCGGCTGTCAAGACCCTCGCGGGCGAACTCGGCCTCACCGTCCACGCGCCCGACGACCCGAATTCCGTCGAGTTCGTACGCCTCGTCGAGGAGTCGGACGCTGATCTCTTCGCGGTGGCCGCTTACGGACACATCTTCGGCCCCAGCTTGCTCGCTGCCCCACAGGGCGGTTGCGTCAACGTCCACGCGTCGCTGCTGCCGCGCTACCGCGGGGCCGCACCCATTCATCACGCGCTGATCAACGGTGACGCCGAGGCCGGCATCACCACCATCTGGATGGACGAACGCATGGATGCTGGTGACATGATACTCCAGCGCGCCCTGCCCGTCGCGCCCGAGGACAACGTGGAGTCGCTGGAGCGCAAGCTTGCCGACCTCGGAGCCGCCGTGCTCGTCGAAACCCTGGGGCTGATCGCCCAGGGCGTCGCTCCGCGCATCGGGCAAGACGATGCACAGGCGACCTATGCCCCAGCCCTCACCCGGGCTCGGGCGCAGGTGGATTGGCGCCTGAGCGCGACCGAGATCTGTAACCTGGTACGCGGCACGAATCCGACTCCTGGTGCCTACACGTTCGACCGCGGGAAAAGGCTCAAGATCCTGCGCGCGCGCGTGGCGGAAAAAGCCCCCCCCGAGGCAGGAACTCCCGGTCAGATAGTTGAAACTCGCACCGACGGGCTGCTCGTCAGGGCCGGCAGCGGAACGGTGCTGCTCATGCAGGTGCAGCCCGAAGGCGCGCGCCCGATGTCGGGCGCGGAATACATGCGCGGCTACAAGCCCGAGGCCGGCGCAGTTCTCGGAGGCAGCCCGCGCCAGTGACCCACGGACGCAGGCGGCGACCTTAGCGATGAGCGCGGAAGAGCTGGATCAGCACTACCAGCAGGGCACGGCGCACCGGAACGTCGGCGAGTACGACGAGGCGATGGCCGAGTTCAGGTACGTGTTGGAGCGCCAGCCGGATCATCTCGATGCCCGCCTCGGCCTCGGCTTGGTGTACGGTTTCGTCGGCATGTTCGACGAGTCTCTCGCCGAACTCAGACGCGCCGTCGAGACGGCGCCCGAGTCCGTGGACGCGCTCCTCTACCTGGCCAAGACCTGCTGTATGCTCGGGATCTACGACGAGGCGCGCGAGCACTTCACGAGGATTCTCGAGTTGCAGCCGGATCACCCCGAGGCCAAGAAACAGCTGTCACTTATCGCGTCACTGGACAGTCCGTAGATCCGGCGCCCGGCCGAAGACGCAGCGACTTCTCCGGCAGAGGCGTTCCTGCCTCTGCCGGCGGCTCGTTTTCTGGCGCGTTCGGCCGGCTGATAGCAGTCATGATCGTCGGCGGCGGTCTGAGCTCGGAGGTCTGCATTCGCCTCCCGCGTCCGTCGGGCTGCCGGCCTGTCCCGTAGAGGAATCGATTCGCAAATGTCGGAGATCCGCATAGAGTTCCTGCCCGACAAACGCAAGGTCCGCGTCGCTGACGGGACCTCGATCGCGGAGGCGGCGCGACAAGCCGGCATCGCGATTGAGAGCCCCTGCGGCGGCGAAGGGCGCTGCGGCAAGTGCCGCGTCAAGGTGCGGGGCGCGGTTCCGGCGGCGACCGCGGAGGAGATCCAGGCGCTCGGCGACGATCTGCTCGGTGTCGGCTTTCGCCTCGCATGCCGCTGCCGGCCGCAAGGCGATGTTGCCGTCTACATCCCGCCGCAGTCGAGATTGCTCGAACAGAGCATCCTCATCGAGGGCGTCGAGCGCGAGTTGGTCCTCGACCCGGCTGTCGCCAAGCGCGCAGCGGAACCGCCGACCCCCTCGCTCGACGATCAGCGTGGCGACCTGGAGCGCCTGTTGCACGCCGCGGGCCGGCCGCAGGTGCGCTGCGCCCTGCCTCTGCTGCGCGAAATCGGCGCCGCCCTGCGGGCCGCCGACTGGCGCGTCACGGCGGTGGTCGCGGGCGACGACCTGATCGCGGTCGAACCCGGGGACACGACGGGCTCGATCTATGGCATCGCCTTTGATGTCGGCACGACGACGGTAGTGGGTTATCTCATAGACCTCGCGACCGGCCGTCAGGTCGCGGTCGGCTCAGATACGAACGCCCAGGTCGCGCACGGAGAGGACGTCGTCACCCGCATCCAGTTCGCCTCCGATCACACCATGGGGCTGGAGCTTCTGCGCCGGGACGTCCTTGCCGTCATGAACGACGTCATCACCGAATGCTGCGAGGCGGCCGGGATAGACGCCGGCCAGATCTACGACGTCACGGTCGTCGGCAACACGTGCATGCACCACCTGCTGCTCGGCCTGCCCCCGGACAACCTCGCGGTGCTGCCCTACGTCGCGACCGTCACCGCCGCCCAACACTTCACCGCCGCCGAACTCGGCCTCGCCGTCAATCCTGCCGGCCGGTGCTATGTCCTGCCCAACATCGCCGGCTTCGTCGGCGCCGACACGGTCGGCGTCATCCTCGCCGCTGAACTCGATCGCTCCGAGGAGCTGCGGGTCGCCATAGATATCGGCACCAACGGCGAGGTCGTGGTGGCGGGCGGCGGCAGGATTGTCGCCTGCTCCACCGCCGCCGGCCCCGCCTTCGAGGGCGCCACGATCTCGCGCGGGATGCGCGCCACGTCGGGAGCGGTTGACTCCGTCGCGGTTCAGCAGGACGTTGCGTTCACCACGATCAACGGCGCCAGCGTGCGCGGCATGTGCGGCTCCGGTCTGATTGACGCCGTCGCCGAGCTGCGCCGTGCCGGCGTCGTGGACGAGACGGGACGCATGCTGCCGCCGTCACGCGCCGCCGAATTGCCCGGCGAAATCGGGCGTCGGCTGCGCGGAGAAGAAGACCGGCCTGAATTCGTACTCGCCTGGGAGCACGAGACTCAGGACGGCGAGCCGCTGACGATCACCGCGCGGGATGTGCGGCAGCTCCAGCTTGCGAAGGGCGCGCTGTACGCAGGAGTTGACATCCTGCTCGAGGAAATGGGGGCGGACGCGTCGCAGGTCGAGGAAATCCTGCTCGCCGGCGCGTTCGGGAACTACGTCAAACGGGAAAGCGCGGTCGCGGTCGGCTTGATACCGGCGCTGCCGCTGGAGCGCATCCGGTCCATCGGCAACGCCGCGGGGGTCGGCGCCAAGCTGGCGCTCGCCTCGAACTCGATGCGCGCCCGGGCGCAGGAATTGGCGGCGCGGGTGGAGTATGTTGAGCTGTCGCGGAAGCCGCATTTCCAGCTCCGGTTCGCCGACGCGATGATCCTCGCTGCCTGCGTTCCGGGGAAAGCAGAAGCCGCTGGAAGGTGAAGACGCGGGCAGTGGAGAAAAGCAACTCGCCTGTCCATAGAGGAGGTAGCCAATGGAGCTGAAAGACTTGGCCGAGGCCATTATCAGCGGGAACCGAGACCGAGCGAAGGAATTGACCGAGCAGGCGCTCGCGGCGGATATCGGGCCGGATAAGCTCATCAACGAGGGGCTCATCGCCGGCATGTCCGTGGTCGGCGAGAAGTTCAAGAACAACGAGTTCTACGTGCCCGAGGTGCTCATCGCGGCGCGCGCCATGCACGCCAGCCTCGACCTGCTGCGCCCGCTGATCGCGGAGCGCGGGATCGAGCCCGTCGGCAGGGTGGCCATCGGCACGGTCAAGGGCGACCTCCACGACATCGGCAAGAACCTGGTCGCCATGATGCTCGAGGGCGCCGGCTACGAGGTCAACGACCTCGGCGTGGACGTCAAGCCCGAGCAGTTCATCGAGGCGGTAAAAGACAAGAAGGTGCAGGTCATCGCCCTCTCCGCGCTGCTCACGACCACCATGCCCGCGATGGCTGAGACCATCAAGGCGCTGGCGGATGCGGGCGTGCGCGACAAGGTGAAAGTCATGATCGGCGGCGCCCCGGTCACCCAGACCTACGCCGACGAAATCACCGCCGACGGCTATGCCCCGGACGCCGCCAGCGCGGTGGACATGGCCAAGGAACTCCTCGCCACCGCGTGACACGCGGCAGGTTTCCGCGCGGTCGGCGGCGGGTAGGCATAACCGTAGTCCGCATGCGCGGACGAGTCACGGAGCGGCAGCTCGGGCAGTTGACGAGCTGCCACTCGGCATAAGGGGCACGTGGCCGTCTGGCGACCACGCTGCGACCGTCGGAGGTGAGGATCCGAACATGCCCTTCCTGTACTTCGATTGGACATTCTGGCTGGTCGTGCCGGCATTCGTCTTCGCTCTCTGGGCGCAGCACAAGGTGCGCTCCTCCTTCGACCGCTACTCGCGGGTGCGGTCGGCGTCGGGGTACACCGGTGCGCAGATCGCGCGCGAGTTGCTGCGGCGCGCCGAGGTCGCAGCCGCGACGGAGCAGGCGGGCGCCGCGCGAGGCGCCGAGGCCCTGGGGGCGGTCAACGTCGAGATGACCCCGGGCCAGCTAACCGATCACTACGACCCCTCGCAGAACGTCCTGCGGCTGTCTGAACCGGTCTACGGCAGCGACTCGATCGCCGCCATCGGCGTCGCCGCGCACGAGACCGGTCACGCGATACAGCAGGCGACGGGCTACGGCGGCGTCGCGATGCGCTCGGCGCTCGTGCCCATGGCGCAGTTCGGCTCGAAGCTGGCGCTGCCGCTGTTCTTCGTCGGGTTGATATTCGGCGGCGGCCAGGGCGGCGGGCTCAGCTTTCTCATGGACATAGGCATCCTGCTTTACGTGGCCGCGGTCGCATTCACGCTGGTCACTCTGCCTGTGGAGTATGATGCGAGCCGACGGGCTGTGACCTTGCTGCGCGATGGCGGCTATGTCTCCGCCGAGGAGCTGCCGTACGTGAAGCGGGTGCTCGGAGCAGCCGCGCTGACATACGTTGCCGCGGTGGCGGTAGCAGTGCTGACGCTGGTCAGGCTGCTGATTCTGCGCGGCGAGAGAGACTGACCGCTCATGCCTCGGCTCGCTTTCGCAGGCCCGTGTGACGCAATGCCGGCGTCGGCGGTGCCATTCCAACCATGGCTCATCGGCGAGGTGGCGTGGGGAGCCTGGCGCACCGCATCATGCGCGGCGGACCGGGCGCCGGCAGCCGATGACGGTACCATCAGCTCTACGCATCTCCGCCGTGTCAATCCTGCACGCCCCGCGCACCCGCGGAAAGAGCGATGAGTCCTGAAAAGGGCGAGCAGCAGTCAACGACGAACCATCTAGACGGGCTGGCACCGGAACAGCGCGAACGGGCTTCGGCCTCGAAGACGCGCGGACGGACGATCCGGCTCGCGATCGTGGTCGTCCTGATCCTCGCGACGGCCGTGCTGCTGCGGTTGTACGTGTACGAGTCCGACATCGTCGAGGGCAGCTCGATGAGCCCGGGCCTGCGCTCTGGCGACTTCGTTTTGATCTGCAAACTCGGATGTGACCGCTACCGGCCGGAGCGGTTCGACGTCATCACTTTTCGCGCGCCGGACGCGAAAGACGTGCTCATCAAGCGCGTAATCGGCCTACCGGGGGAGTGGGTTTGGGTGTGGGGCGACCAGGTTCTCGTTGACGGCAGCCGACTCGTGGAGCCGTACCGCGCTACGTCGCGCGGCGCGTACGATGCCCCGGTGTACGTGCCGGAGGGCAGCATTTACGTGCTCGGCGACAACCGGGATTCGAGCGAGGACAGCCGCACGTGGGGCCCGATTCCGGTATCCTCGGTGCGCGGCTCGGCGGTGTTCGTGTACTTCCCGTTCGGCCGCGCGCGACTCGTGCGGTAGCCAGCACA
Proteins encoded in this region:
- the priA gene encoding primosomal protein N' — protein: MHATMYCADVLPNPGRPFDQVFTYRVPDELASRVAVGCQVVVPLGARAVPGFVIRVHTEPPPLDLKPIQEILRQAPALPAPLIELARWMSEYYMCPMGEALQPVLPPGSPRLSRRARLAVPPDSEETRRLCRESAECATAVSILGKGGWVALRRLEKEAGAGAVRLLRAAGVLETEGRVVAGRSAVATMAQLVQPAGEVRHAADTLRRRAPKQAAVLEALLSEGGGVEIGRLAKRAQTTTDVVRAVAAKGLVRLSRTSPRRVPWGDAKPVAEPPPVLTPEQADAVAALGEAIESRHSETFLLYGITASGKTEVFLQAAERVLALGRQAIILMPEISLTAQAVGIFRGRFGDRVAVLHSALGPGERSDEWRRIYHAEAQVVIGARSALFAPCPDPGLIVLDEEHDPSYKQDSPPRYHARETAIERGRLEHAAVLLAGATPSIESFHRAQRGEYTLLHLSGRIGDRPPPAIETVDLRGARRRYSTTRSVAATHQSVFTPRLVYLMKQALDAGEQIILFLNRRGYATAVLCPECGEVLRCQHCNVALVYHRAGRTVECHHCGLSDAAPTQCGQCGGGNVQLSGYGTERVAEELDRLLPQARPTRMDRDTTGRKGAHVRIVEDFRRADADVLVGTQMVTKGFHFPGVTLVGVLCADVALNLPDFRAGERTFQLLAQVSGRCGRGDRPGRVVIQTYAPEHYAVAASQAQDYEAFFAQELEARREQGYPPFGHLCNVVAGAPEEAQARACVEALASACREAGVEGVAVMGPASAPLAKLRGRSRWHMLLKAPQPEHIRRALQSGMEQAPPARGITLVVDMDPVSLM
- the def gene encoding peptide deformylase — encoded protein: MSVEESCDVNPADEILCYGHPVLRGKAEPVQKVDAEVEAAIERMTTCLERAGGLGLAAPQIGSRLRVIVYDVGDGPAAVINPRLQDSEGAEESLEGCLSLPRLFGDVSRAARVVVRGRDVRGRPIRIEAEDMLARVIQHEIDHLEGVLFVDRVNPETLHWLIGKGGQDEEAQRVPTTLADALKVFEARVASRHRADG
- a CDS encoding methionyl-tRNA formyltransferase is translated as MRIVFFGTTDFSAVILRAVRESTHDIIAVVTQPDRPAGRGRRLRASAVKTLAGELGLTVHAPDDPNSVEFVRLVEESDADLFAVAAYGHIFGPSLLAAPQGGCVNVHASLLPRYRGAAPIHHALINGDAEAGITTIWMDERMDAGDMILQRALPVAPEDNVESLERKLADLGAAVLVETLGLIAQGVAPRIGQDDAQATYAPALTRARAQVDWRLSATEICNLVRGTNPTPGAYTFDRGKRLKILRARVAEKAPPEAGTPGQIVETRTDGLLVRAGSGTVLLMQVQPEGARPMSGAEYMRGYKPEAGAVLGGSPRQ
- a CDS encoding tetratricopeptide repeat protein; the encoded protein is MSAEELDQHYQQGTAHRNVGEYDEAMAEFRYVLERQPDHLDARLGLGLVYGFVGMFDESLAELRRAVETAPESVDALLYLAKTCCMLGIYDEAREHFTRILELQPDHPEAKKQLSLIASLDSP
- a CDS encoding DUF4445 domain-containing protein; its protein translation is MSEIRIEFLPDKRKVRVADGTSIAEAARQAGIAIESPCGGEGRCGKCRVKVRGAVPAATAEEIQALGDDLLGVGFRLACRCRPQGDVAVYIPPQSRLLEQSILIEGVERELVLDPAVAKRAAEPPTPSLDDQRGDLERLLHAAGRPQVRCALPLLREIGAALRAADWRVTAVVAGDDLIAVEPGDTTGSIYGIAFDVGTTTVVGYLIDLATGRQVAVGSDTNAQVAHGEDVVTRIQFASDHTMGLELLRRDVLAVMNDVITECCEAAGIDAGQIYDVTVVGNTCMHHLLLGLPPDNLAVLPYVATVTAAQHFTAAELGLAVNPAGRCYVLPNIAGFVGADTVGVILAAELDRSEELRVAIDIGTNGEVVVAGGGRIVACSTAAGPAFEGATISRGMRATSGAVDSVAVQQDVAFTTINGASVRGMCGSGLIDAVAELRRAGVVDETGRMLPPSRAAELPGEIGRRLRGEEDRPEFVLAWEHETQDGEPLTITARDVRQLQLAKGALYAGVDILLEEMGADASQVEEILLAGAFGNYVKRESAVAVGLIPALPLERIRSIGNAAGVGAKLALASNSMRARAQELAARVEYVELSRKPHFQLRFADAMILAACVPGKAEAAGR
- a CDS encoding corrinoid protein; protein product: MELKDLAEAIISGNRDRAKELTEQALAADIGPDKLINEGLIAGMSVVGEKFKNNEFYVPEVLIAARAMHASLDLLRPLIAERGIEPVGRVAIGTVKGDLHDIGKNLVAMMLEGAGYEVNDLGVDVKPEQFIEAVKDKKVQVIALSALLTTTMPAMAETIKALADAGVRDKVKVMIGGAPVTQTYADEITADGYAPDAASAVDMAKELLATA
- a CDS encoding zinc metallopeptidase gives rise to the protein MPFLYFDWTFWLVVPAFVFALWAQHKVRSSFDRYSRVRSASGYTGAQIARELLRRAEVAAATEQAGAARGAEALGAVNVEMTPGQLTDHYDPSQNVLRLSEPVYGSDSIAAIGVAAHETGHAIQQATGYGGVAMRSALVPMAQFGSKLALPLFFVGLIFGGGQGGGLSFLMDIGILLYVAAVAFTLVTLPVEYDASRRAVTLLRDGGYVSAEELPYVKRVLGAAALTYVAAVAVAVLTLVRLLILRGERD
- the lepB gene encoding signal peptidase I, whose protein sequence is MSPEKGEQQSTTNHLDGLAPEQRERASASKTRGRTIRLAIVVVLILATAVLLRLYVYESDIVEGSSMSPGLRSGDFVLICKLGCDRYRPERFDVITFRAPDAKDVLIKRVIGLPGEWVWVWGDQVLVDGSRLVEPYRATSRGAYDAPVYVPEGSIYVLGDNRDSSEDSRTWGPIPVSSVRGSAVFVYFPFGRARLVR